In Phacochoerus africanus isolate WHEZ1 chromosome 16, ROS_Pafr_v1, whole genome shotgun sequence, one genomic interval encodes:
- the LOC125117634 gene encoding hyaluronidase-4-like, which yields MCNLWVKWLGVLLLLVMFTHSALKPAMPPVIKKRPFNIFWAAPTMQCQHFFNVDLNLRLFNIISNPLETQSGSTIAIIYPNELGYYPYFSQDGKSFNGGIPQNVSLSKHLRKTANDIAKFVPWWRSDGLVVLDWESWKPQWDRNWGNRIIYKNFSLAFTRNHHPDWSEMKVKTVAQEEFETAGRNIMNATLTLALEMRPKCLWGFYLYPDCYNYDYRINPQTYTGKCPSDEIFLNDQLQWLWKKSRALYTSIYLDKILKSSLNALKFVHYRVREAMRIAEMARRDYILPVFIFSRPFYLHSIEALSQEDLVHTIGESAALGVAGVILWGGYEYSNSKETCLSVQKFIQGALGHYAANVTTAAKLCSQSLCNNNGRCVRKIPESSSYLHMPESSSKKHVLGKGLSFTISPASKLKTIKDLKDGFVCHCYHGWHGESCQQRSSDVLRGKSKAPLANFKFSVILGMTSSGILLILFTPLQQCQFFP from the exons ATGTGCAACCTGTGGGTGAAGTGGTTAGGAGTACTGCTACTCTTGGTCATGTTTACTCACTCAGCCCTTAAACCAGCAATGCCCCCAGTGATCAAGAAACGACCTTTCAACATTTTCTGGGCGGCCCCAACAATGCAGTGTCAGCATTTCTTCAATGTGGATTTGAATCTTCGATTATTTAATATCATATCAAATCCTTTAGAGACTCAGAGTGGATCAACAATTGCCATAATTTATCCAAATGAATTAGGGTATTATCCGTATTTCTCTCAAGATGGAAAATCCTTTAATGGAGGAATACCACAGAATGTGAGTCTCTCCAAACACCTCAGGAAGACAGCTAATGACATTGCAAAATTTGTCCCTTGGTGGAGATCAGATGGTCTTGTTGTCCTTGACTGGGAAAGCTGGAAACCACAATGGGACAGAAATTGGGGCAatagaataatatataaaaatttctccTTAGCCTTTACTAGAAACCACCATCCTGATTGgtcagaaatgaaagtgaaaactgTTGCCCAAGAGGAATTTGAAACGGCTGGAAGGAATATTATGAATGCTACTCTCACACTCGCTTTAGAAATGAGACCGAAATGTTTATGGGGCTTTTATCTCTATCCAGACTGCTACAATTATGATTATAGGATAAATCCTCAGACTTACACAGGTAAATGCCCAAGTGATGAAATTTTCCTCAATGACCAACTCCAGTGGCTATGGAAAAAAAGCAGAGCACTTTATACTTCAATATATTTGGATAAAATATTGAAGTCAAGTTTAAATGCTTTGAAATTTGTGCATTATCGCGTTAGAGAAGCCATGAGAATTGCTGAAATGGCTAGACGTGACTACATTttgccagtttttattttttccaggccATTTTATTTGCATAGCATTGAAGCTTTGTCACAG gagGACTTAGTACATACAATTGGTGAGAGTGCTGCATTGGGGGTGGCAGGAGTAATATTGTGGGGTGGATATGAATATTCTAATTCAAAG GAGACCTGCTTGTCTGTGCAGAAATTTATTCAAGGAGCATTGGGCCATTATGCTGCTAATGTGACAACTGCAGCCAAACTTTGCAGTCAAAGTTTGTGTAATAATAATGGACGATGCGTCCGTAAAATACCTGAGTCCTCCTCCTATCTGCACATGCCTGAAAGCAGCAGTAAGAAACATGTCCTCGGTAAGGGCTTGAGTTTCACCATTTCTCCAGCCAGTAAACTGAAGACGATAAAGGACTTGAAAGATGGGTTTGTATGTCACTGCTATCATGGCTGGCATGGCGAGTCTTGCCAGCAACGCTCCTCAGATGTCTTGAGAGGGAAGAGTAAGGCTCCCTTGGCTAACTTTAAATTTTCAGTAATTCTTGGCATGACCTCATCTGGGATTCTGTTGATTTTGTTTACCCCTCTACAACAATGTcaattttttccttga